The Edaphobacter sp. 12200R-103 genome contains a region encoding:
- a CDS encoding glucose 1-dehydrogenase, whose translation MSKLSGKVAVVTGASKGIGADIAKGLAREGASVVVNYAASKEGAEKVVSEITQAGGNAFAVQGDVAKEADVNRLFEETRKAFGKLDVLVNNAGVYQFSPIEEFSPELYSRLFNTNVLGTLLATREAVKLFGDNGGSIINIGSAVTELHPPTSAVYTGTKGAIDSITAVLSKELGPRKIRVNALNPGMIETEGVHSAGFIGSDFQKSIEVEAPLGRIGQPNDVTPVAVFLASDDSGWVTGETIVASGGHR comes from the coding sequence ATGAGCAAGCTTTCAGGAAAAGTCGCTGTCGTAACGGGGGCATCAAAGGGCATCGGCGCCGATATCGCCAAAGGGCTAGCCAGAGAAGGCGCCTCGGTCGTCGTCAACTACGCGGCGAGCAAAGAGGGTGCAGAGAAGGTCGTCTCCGAGATCACTCAAGCCGGCGGCAACGCTTTTGCCGTGCAGGGAGATGTGGCGAAAGAAGCAGACGTTAATCGCCTCTTTGAGGAGACCCGAAAGGCGTTCGGCAAGCTGGATGTGCTGGTCAACAACGCTGGCGTCTACCAGTTCTCTCCCATTGAAGAGTTCAGCCCGGAGCTCTACAGCAGACTCTTCAACACGAACGTTCTGGGGACGCTGCTGGCGACGCGGGAAGCAGTCAAACTGTTTGGTGATAACGGCGGAAGCATCATCAATATCGGTTCTGCGGTGACAGAGCTGCACCCGCCGACGAGCGCCGTCTACACCGGCACCAAGGGAGCCATCGATTCCATCACAGCGGTCCTCTCCAAGGAACTCGGCCCGAGGAAGATCCGGGTGAATGCCTTGAATCCCGGAATGATTGAGACAGAAGGTGTGCACAGCGCCGGCTTTATCGGCTCGGACTTTCAGAAGAGCATTGAAGTGGAAGCTCCGCTCGGCCGCATCGGCCAGCCAAATGATGTGACCCCGGTTGCGGTCTTTCTGGCCTCCGATGACTCCGGCTGGGTGACCGGCGAGACTATCGTGGCCTCTGGCGGTCATCGCTAA
- the rho gene encoding transcription termination factor Rho has protein sequence MTISELKEHNIAELGKLARGLDIAGTSGLRKQDLIFKILQAQSEKEGHIFAEGVLEILPDGYGFLRSPDYNYLPGPDDIYVSPSQIRKFDLKTGDTISGNVRPPHEGEKYFALVKIEAINFESPEETRNKILFDNLTPLYAEERIKMETVRDNISGRVMDLLTPVGKGQRGLIVAPPRTGKTMLLQAIANSITANHPEIVLIVLLIDERPEEVTDMQRSVKGEVISSTFDEPAARHVQVAEMVIEKAKRLVEHKRDVVILLDSITRLARAYNTIVPPSGKVLSGGVDSNALQRPKRFFGAARNIEEGGSLTIIATALVDTGSRMDEVIFEEFKGTGNMEVILDRKLVDKRVFPAIDIQRSGTRKEELLIPKEDLQRVWILRKVLNPLSPVEAMELLTDKLAKTRNNQEFLHNMSSI, from the coding sequence ATGACAATTTCAGAGTTGAAAGAACACAACATTGCCGAACTGGGCAAACTGGCGCGCGGCCTTGATATCGCCGGTACCAGCGGCCTCCGCAAGCAGGACCTGATCTTCAAGATTCTGCAGGCGCAGAGCGAGAAGGAAGGCCATATCTTTGCCGAGGGCGTGCTCGAGATCCTTCCCGACGGCTACGGCTTCCTCCGCTCTCCGGACTATAACTACCTGCCTGGTCCCGATGACATCTACGTCTCGCCCTCCCAGATCCGCAAGTTCGATCTGAAGACCGGCGACACCATCAGCGGCAACGTGCGTCCCCCGCACGAAGGCGAAAAGTACTTCGCACTGGTCAAGATTGAGGCCATCAACTTCGAGTCGCCCGAGGAGACTCGCAACAAGATCCTCTTCGACAATCTCACTCCTCTATACGCCGAAGAGCGGATCAAGATGGAGACGGTCCGAGATAACATCTCGGGCCGTGTGATGGACCTCCTGACACCGGTAGGCAAGGGACAGCGTGGCCTGATCGTCGCTCCTCCCCGAACCGGTAAGACGATGCTTCTGCAGGCGATTGCCAATTCCATCACAGCCAATCACCCTGAGATCGTTCTGATCGTCCTTCTCATCGACGAGCGCCCGGAAGAAGTCACCGACATGCAGCGATCGGTCAAGGGAGAGGTCATCAGCTCCACTTTTGACGAGCCGGCGGCCCGCCACGTGCAGGTTGCCGAGATGGTCATCGAGAAGGCCAAGCGACTGGTTGAGCACAAGCGCGATGTCGTGATCCTGCTCGACTCCATCACGCGACTCGCCCGCGCCTACAATACGATCGTTCCTCCCAGCGGCAAGGTTCTCTCGGGCGGTGTGGACTCTAACGCCCTGCAGCGCCCGAAGCGTTTCTTCGGCGCCGCTCGCAACATCGAAGAGGGCGGCTCGCTCACCATCATCGCTACGGCCCTGGTCGATACCGGTTCAAGGATGGACGAGGTCATCTTCGAAGAGTTCAAGGGAACCGGCAACATGGAAGTCATCCTTGACCGCAAGCTGGTCGACAAGCGTGTCTTTCCGGCGATCGACATTCAGCGTTCCGGAACCCGTAAGGAAGAGCTGCTGATCCCGAAAGAAGACCTGCAGCGTGTCTGGATCCTTCGCAAGGTCCTCAACCCGCTCTCGCCGGTGGAAGCCATGGAACTTCTCACCGACAAGCTGGCCAAGACCAGGAACAATCAGGAGTTCCTGCACAATATGAGCTCGATCTAA
- a CDS encoding DNA-directed RNA polymerase subunit omega encodes MRSDLVFGALTHVKNRYELCQLASKATRKLHKPNTRLQDTTNEVLDRFRDSVPAAGGESPVQKVELQERRAA; translated from the coding sequence ATGCGCTCGGATCTCGTTTTTGGAGCCCTCACTCACGTAAAGAACCGTTATGAGCTTTGCCAGCTTGCATCGAAGGCAACTCGCAAGCTGCATAAACCGAACACCCGGCTACAGGACACGACCAATGAAGTTCTTGATCGTTTTCGTGATTCCGTGCCAGCCGCCGGTGGTGAATCCCCGGTTCAGAAGGTAGAGTTGCAGGAGCGCCGCGCGGCTTAG
- a CDS encoding YifB family Mg chelatase-like AAA ATPase — protein sequence MLFKARSAAVYGIDAHLIDVEVDFSQIKLDKEQFSTVGLPDAAVRESRDRVRSAIKNSGFEIPPTKITINLAPADLKKEGSGFDLPIAVAILGAYGALAIKDLDDFLLVGELGLDGSLRAVPGALPIAVAARSNGIRNVIVPAANAREAAVVEGVNVYPMKHLIEVRELLNSATTGTLAVAPLAVRATEILNETQHFPFDFKDVRGQHVAKRALEVAAAGGHNILMIGPPGSGKTMLAKRLPSILSPLKFEEALETTKIHSVAGVLDGEQGLVAHRPFRAPHHTISDAGLIGGGMVPRPGEVSLAHNGLLFLDELPEFPRNVLEVLRQPLEDGTVTISRAAMSLSFPARFMLAAAMNPCPCGYFNDKRRECMCTPPMIQRYVSKVSGPLLDRIDIHIEVPAVEYKELRGGAASEGSAEIRDRVMAARRRQYERFTESEERTRGSSKGVSRRVFSNSQMNTPQIRTYCVLESDAERLLERAMQQQGLSARAHDRILKVARTIADLDAAESIGTRHIAEAIQYRTLDRSYWS from the coding sequence ATGCTTTTTAAAGCCAGAAGTGCCGCTGTTTATGGAATCGACGCTCACCTGATCGATGTGGAGGTCGACTTCTCGCAGATCAAGCTCGACAAGGAACAGTTCAGCACGGTCGGGCTGCCTGATGCGGCGGTTCGAGAGAGCCGGGATCGTGTGCGGTCCGCGATCAAGAACTCCGGATTTGAAATCCCTCCTACGAAGATCACGATCAATCTCGCTCCTGCGGACCTGAAGAAAGAAGGATCGGGGTTTGATCTTCCCATCGCGGTCGCTATTCTCGGCGCCTACGGTGCACTGGCCATTAAAGATCTCGACGATTTTCTGCTGGTCGGAGAACTCGGACTCGATGGTTCTCTTCGTGCCGTACCGGGAGCATTGCCGATCGCGGTGGCTGCGCGCTCGAACGGGATCCGGAATGTGATCGTTCCTGCGGCGAATGCGCGTGAGGCTGCGGTGGTCGAAGGGGTCAACGTCTATCCCATGAAGCACCTGATCGAGGTCCGCGAGCTGCTCAACTCCGCCACTACGGGAACGCTCGCCGTTGCTCCTCTTGCGGTCAGGGCGACAGAGATTCTCAACGAAACCCAGCATTTTCCATTCGACTTCAAGGATGTTCGCGGGCAGCATGTAGCGAAACGCGCTCTCGAGGTAGCAGCCGCAGGCGGACACAATATCCTGATGATCGGTCCTCCGGGCTCCGGCAAGACGATGCTGGCGAAGCGGTTGCCATCGATTCTTTCGCCTCTGAAGTTTGAAGAGGCGCTGGAGACGACGAAGATCCATTCCGTCGCCGGTGTCCTCGATGGAGAGCAGGGGCTTGTCGCCCATCGGCCGTTTCGCGCTCCTCATCACACCATCTCCGACGCCGGACTGATCGGTGGCGGAATGGTTCCGCGCCCCGGCGAGGTTTCGCTGGCTCATAATGGTCTGCTTTTTCTGGATGAGTTGCCGGAGTTTCCCCGCAATGTGCTCGAAGTTCTCCGCCAGCCGCTCGAAGACGGGACCGTGACGATCTCGCGCGCGGCTATGAGCCTGAGCTTTCCGGCCCGATTCATGCTGGCGGCTGCCATGAATCCCTGCCCCTGCGGCTACTTCAACGACAAGCGTCGGGAGTGTATGTGTACGCCTCCGATGATTCAGCGTTACGTCTCGAAGGTCAGCGGCCCGCTTCTGGACCGCATCGACATCCACATCGAGGTCCCAGCGGTGGAGTATAAAGAGCTGCGGGGAGGAGCGGCGTCTGAGGGGTCGGCAGAGATTCGGGACCGGGTGATGGCGGCAAGGCGCCGGCAGTACGAGCGTTTCACGGAATCGGAGGAGCGGACCAGGGGATCGAGCAAGGGCGTCTCCCGGAGAGTCTTCTCAAACTCCCAGATGAATACACCGCAGATCAGAACCTACTGCGTCCTTGAATCCGATGCAGAACGCCTGCTGGAGAGGGCCATGCAGCAGCAGGGGCTGAGCGCAAGAGCGCACGACCGCATCCTGAAGGTGGCACGCACCATCGCAGATCTGGATGCGGCCGAAAGTATCGGTACTCGACACATCGCTGAAGCGATCCAGTACAGAACCTTGGACCGCAGCTACTGGAGCTAG
- a CDS encoding class I SAM-dependent methyltransferase, with protein sequence MRDNARMKSIHRFSGKALDYTRFRERYSPEIVLPVLRATCGLTAEWTVADVGAGTGMLSDVFLANGNRTLAIEPNADMREICQFLHQEDPRFQVMDGTAEATGLASASIDLVTAGRAMHWFDREKSFAEFRRILKPDGWVVIIAFGRTEEGRTENVEFENVLRAFSESHADTHAGYEVYRQLRAYLPRDFHHEEILGTMRFDWENLLGMTLSLSHSPAKDHPAYQDFERSLRTFFERFADEGQVELETRYWINLGRLQAARGQSVML encoded by the coding sequence ATGCGTGACAATGCACGGATGAAGAGCATTCACCGGTTCAGCGGCAAGGCGCTTGACTATACCCGTTTTCGCGAGCGTTACTCCCCCGAGATCGTATTGCCGGTTCTTCGTGCTACTTGTGGACTGACTGCGGAATGGACTGTGGCGGATGTGGGAGCCGGAACGGGAATGCTCAGCGATGTGTTCCTCGCAAATGGCAACCGGACACTCGCGATCGAGCCCAACGCCGACATGAGAGAGATCTGCCAATTTCTGCATCAGGAGGATCCTCGTTTCCAAGTGATGGATGGCACAGCAGAAGCAACCGGGCTAGCTTCTGCTTCGATTGACCTGGTAACAGCGGGACGAGCAATGCACTGGTTCGACCGGGAGAAATCATTCGCCGAGTTTCGACGAATTCTGAAGCCGGATGGCTGGGTTGTAATCATTGCGTTTGGAAGGACAGAAGAGGGCCGTACAGAAAATGTGGAGTTTGAGAACGTGCTCCGTGCATTCTCAGAGAGCCATGCAGACACCCATGCCGGCTATGAGGTGTACCGGCAGCTGAGAGCTTATCTACCGCGAGATTTTCATCACGAAGAGATTCTGGGAACGATGCGGTTCGATTGGGAGAACCTGTTGGGGATGACGCTGTCGCTCTCCCACAGTCCTGCGAAAGATCACCCGGCGTACCAGGATTTCGAGAGATCGCTGCGCACTTTTTTCGAGAGATTTGCAGACGAAGGCCAGGTCGAACTCGAGACGCGCTACTGGATCAACCTCGGACGGCTTCAGGCTGCCCGAGGTCAGTCTGTGATGTTGTGA
- a CDS encoding acetyl-CoA C-acetyltransferase — protein sequence MKEVVIVAAVRTPVGRFQGALADLAAIDLGALAVAEAVHRAGIDAGAVDECVMGCVISAGLGQNPARQAALRAGLFDSVSALTINMVCGSGLRAIALGAQNILLGDAEIVVAGGMESMSNAPYLLPAARKGLRMGDSSLIDSMIRDGLWCACDDQHMGMTAELVAQKYGITRQEQDAYALESHRRAAAAWREGHFDAEVVPVAVPSRKKGGVPALVLRDESVREDSSMEALGSLKSAFKSGGTVTAGNAPGVNDAAAAVVIMSSSKASELGLKPLATIRAHAVSGVEPRWVMMAPVTGVRKVLQKAGWTNDDVDLYELNEAFSVQALAVTQELGLPLSKVNVNGGAVAIGHPIGASGARIFVTLIHEMIRTDAKRGVAALCLGGGNSVAMAIERG from the coding sequence ATGAAAGAGGTCGTCATCGTTGCGGCCGTCCGTACTCCAGTCGGAAGATTTCAGGGTGCCCTGGCAGATCTTGCTGCGATCGATCTTGGAGCGCTTGCAGTTGCTGAAGCCGTGCATCGGGCCGGTATCGACGCGGGCGCTGTCGATGAATGTGTGATGGGTTGTGTGATCTCTGCCGGGCTTGGGCAGAATCCCGCACGCCAGGCAGCGCTTCGCGCCGGTCTGTTCGATTCGGTTTCTGCCTTAACTATCAATATGGTCTGCGGAAGCGGCTTGCGTGCCATCGCGCTGGGAGCGCAGAACATTCTTCTGGGAGATGCAGAGATCGTCGTCGCCGGCGGTATGGAGTCGATGTCGAACGCTCCCTATCTTCTTCCCGCAGCACGCAAGGGACTTCGCATGGGAGATTCCAGCCTGATCGACTCCATGATTCGCGACGGCCTGTGGTGTGCCTGCGACGACCAGCACATGGGGATGACCGCCGAGCTGGTAGCCCAGAAGTACGGGATCACACGCCAGGAACAGGACGCCTACGCGCTTGAATCGCACCGCCGCGCTGCTGCTGCCTGGCGTGAAGGCCATTTCGATGCGGAGGTAGTCCCGGTCGCTGTGCCTTCGCGGAAGAAAGGAGGAGTGCCTGCCCTGGTCTTGCGCGACGAGAGCGTTCGTGAGGACTCATCCATGGAGGCGCTGGGTTCTCTCAAATCTGCTTTCAAATCTGGAGGAACCGTGACAGCGGGTAATGCTCCTGGAGTGAATGATGCGGCTGCCGCAGTGGTCATCATGTCTTCCAGCAAGGCCAGCGAACTGGGACTGAAACCGCTGGCGACGATCCGAGCCCATGCGGTAAGCGGCGTGGAGCCACGCTGGGTGATGATGGCTCCGGTCACTGGTGTTCGCAAAGTGCTTCAAAAGGCCGGCTGGACGAACGATGACGTCGATCTTTATGAATTGAATGAGGCGTTCAGCGTACAGGCGCTCGCGGTGACGCAAGAGCTGGGGCTTCCGCTATCGAAGGTCAACGTAAACGGAGGCGCCGTGGCGATCGGTCACCCCATCGGAGCCAGTGGCGCTCGGATCTTTGTAACGCTGATTCACGAGATGATCCGGACCGACGCGAAAAGAGGAGTGGCGGCTTTGTGTCTTGGCGGGGGCAACTCCGTCGCAATGGCCATCGAGCGCGGCTGA